A single region of the Raphanus sativus cultivar WK10039 chromosome 1, ASM80110v3, whole genome shotgun sequence genome encodes:
- the LOC108848994 gene encoding uncharacterized protein LOC108848994, protein MRRFMDSGDELELEHVAFLVLWLSYFVFPSTSYRINEDVFQVAVHLSSGTRIALAPPVLAHLYADLTLLKDHTRSESINLSALDKPETEQRKESDETGRKGGKRDETNPSHPPSGIVASPVETTESCDDELDVCGSNVYVTKETECSLHEDGAIEGEKEIHKEEDDDSLTKIKLARDELGVYGGSNAEKMAMTDDSSKEPENLLHEDGAMAGEKVSPNEKKDDKRSPNADNNEPITQSAEETSVGEETSDEPNSQLCR, encoded by the exons ATGAGGAGATTCATGGACAGTGGTGATGAGCTTGAGCTGGAACACGTGGCTTTTCTTGTGTTGTGGCTAAGCTACTTTGTGTTTCCATCAACAAGTTATAGAATCAATGAAGATGTTTTTCAAGTTGCTGTTCATCTCTCAAGTGGTACTAGGATTGCTTTGGCTCCACCCGTGCTTGCACACTTGTATGCTGACTTGACTCTCTTGAAAGACCACACTAGATCCGAGTCTATCAACCTGAGTGCCTT AGACAAACCAGAAACAGAGCAAAGAAAAGAATCTGACGAAACGGGACGCAAAGGAGGGAAGCGTGATGAAACCAACCCTTCTCATCCTCCTTCTGGCATTGTTGCATCACCAGTAGAGACAACGGAATCATGTGATGATGAGCTTGATGTATGTGGAAGCAATGTATATGTAACTAAAGAGACAGAGTGTTCTCTCCATGAAGATGGTGCCATAGAAGGAGAAAAGGAAATCcataaagaagaagatgatgacagCTTGACCAAGATAAAGCTTGCAAGAGATGAGCTTGGTGTATATGGAGGAAGCAATGCAGAGAAGATGGCCATGACTGATGATAGCAGCAAGGAGCCAGAAAATCTGCTCCATGAGGATGGTGCCATGGCTGGAGAAAAGGTTAGTCCGAATGAGAAGAAAGATGATAAGCGTTCACCAAATGCAGACAACAATGAACCAATCACTCAGAGTGCAGAAGAAACCTCTGTAGGTGAAGAAACCTCTGATGAGCCAAACTCGCAACTCTGTAGGTGA